Within the Medicago truncatula cultivar Jemalong A17 chromosome 4, MtrunA17r5.0-ANR, whole genome shotgun sequence genome, the region agacTCGACATAAGGAGAGATACTCCTCCCTAGGAAGCTCCTAGAGTTTGCTTTCCTCTTGAACCACTTCATTATGAAtgagaaattatgaatgagtGGAATGGTATTTATAGGGACAGTTTACACATGAAGTTGAGTTAAATATCAAGTTTTTCCACTAAAAAGTAGCAAAATTCAATTCTTGCCTGTTTTCCTCATGCTCGGGGAGCACAACTCCATACGCTAGGTGCATGTGAGTGCAGGAAACCAGGCCTCGGGCGCATGTGAGTTCGGGGTGCATGTAAGTGCTGTCTGATGCAGAAACGCTCGTTCTTCACCTTTTTGGATGTTTGCTTCCATATAACATGTCTTGGGACCTGGGAACAGAAGTCCTCCCTCTGTAATGTCTTATGAGGCCCCTTGAATCTTCCCAAAATCTTCACAAGTCTTCAAATGTCTTACTTTGCCAATTAGCaagatttcttcgtgaattacatcaaaacaccCTAAATTTGCAAATGTCCCAAAATCAAAAGCAATTGTTTTAATACTCCTCTATTCTAGATGAAAAACctactgaaaataaaaataactaaaaaacatGCTAATAATAACGTGAGATGACCTGTCATCAGTTACCCAACACAACCTTGAGTTTAGTTGATCTAAAACCAAAGTAATCCTTCCACGTgtctttgaaaataaattagctTTCATCATCATGGATACAAatgtgttcaaataaattagTCATCATAAATTCTAACATAATATGGTTTAGGTTAGAAGTATACCTAATGAGACAGTGACTAGTATTGATGGGGAAATTCCAATAAGGTATCCAAACAGGGGCAGCACAAAATATGTCCAAACTTTCTTTAATACGAGTCTTGTTAGCTTGAATGTTTTCCCAAATAAATTCAACAAATCagattacatatattatgtataacTCTTTTCTATATAACTCTTTACTCTCGCGCCGGTACTTCAAgtgttttagaatttttataagTGATTTGTGACCAATTTTCCATAtggaaaactactatttattcATAGAAAAATAACTGAAAAAAACCTAACTCCACGATTAGCACTCCTTCCATTGAAAACTGTTCGTCTCCCACGTTTCCATCAAGGAAACCGCTTctctttgaaattcaaattcttcCCGCCTTGACGGTAACTACTTGGCTTCGACGAACCTGCATTCTTGACTTGTGTCTTGTCGAATTATGGAGCTTTTAGACCCTTTCACATGCTAAGTCCAAATCTCATCGAAATCCCCATGTTAAAGAGAAAAGACTTTGATTCCTGCAAAGATAAAAGTCAACAAATATTGACCACTTTAATTGAGCCTATCGAAATTACAGGCTAACAACCGTGTTTGGCTTTCCTTCTAGAATCCCCTGCTTAGAATCGCTTTCACCTTGCCATGCATGCTTAGCGAATCATGATTGTCTCTAAAAGTCTTTATAAGGCTCTAGCATAACTATGGCGCTTGTGGTTGCCTTTCTTTACTCctataaaattgtataaaaactAGATGTAATAGATTTTTGGAACAATtactatataaataatatttgtatcaAATTAGGAGTTCTTATGATTGATTTCAAACAAAACAAGTCCATAAGTACTATGAAAAGTAACAATAATTTGACAATTATTATGGATCTAATTGTAGAGGGTTTCCTCAACCCTATGCAATTCTGAGATAAAACCTTCAGTGCCTCTTGCTTGCCTTGCTGTCAAAGCATGCCATTCCATTAGAACCTTCTATTGAAGCCATCTCCAAAACATCCTCCATTAGACATGCCATATTCTTTCTCTTCAGATTGGGTTGAGTTGTCTAAACTCCATCTATAGTAATCCACACGTACTGTGATTTTGTATTGTTGGTCTATATGAAAGTAACGTAATGAATCTAGAGAGGGGGTGAATAGATTCCCTCAAAAAGATTTATAGTGAAAACATGGTTTTTGaaaatcattttacaaaatttctTGACTATTGGAATCAATACAATCCCAACAAGGATATACTAATTTAACAATGtaaaaacacacaaatttaAAGTTGAACAAGAGATTcactattaaattaattaatgtatacCAATAAAACTTCACATACTTaacaattacaaagacaattcAATCTCAAATGAAACATACAATTTAAGCAACACATATGCTAACAATGAAAATCACAATGATTTGATCTACGATGAAATTTATAATAAGTTAATTCCAATTATTATAAGTgattgattattaaatgaatttacAAAACAATTCAAAGAAAACATGGTCTAGTACATTCAATCACTTAAAACATATTGCAATTGATCTAATCAAAATCTATCAtatatcaaattataaaatgttgaatttaaaagagaaaggaagagaaaacACTGGCGTTTATAGTGGTTTCCCCAATCGTCCTTACTATAGGTTATATCCACTCTTCGTAGAAAAGTTCTATGTTTTCCCACTATTATGCTGTTGAAATCTAGAGTTAATTACAAAGATTCCTTTAGTTTATGGCTCAAACCTATCCTAAACCTTTTATGCAAGGTAACTACTCTAAACCGTCCAAACTTCAAATCTTCTTGAAATTGGATCTTCCAAAGTCTTCGAATCTCAAGACACCATTCCctacttgaatgttcttgaccAAGAAATCTTCAATGCTATGAATCTTGCTTCAATTCTCTTTAACTTTGATGCCTTGAGTAACAACCCCCACAATTCCATTTTTACTTTAAATCCTTGATTCCCTATACAGATCCTTGGGAGAAACCAATTGTTACAAAAACTTATAACACCCTATCAAACATGGATtattgaaatatatttcttagTTAAGAATTTCCTAATAATACTATTTTGGCACACCTGAACCGAATCTTGAACATGGCTTGCATAATATATTAGCTAGCATGcattatattgtttattttggcAGGATAAAAAAGTTGAATACCGTAAAAGGATGCAAGATTTGATgaagaaagagaaggaaaataaatttgtagaGTGTCAACAAGTTGGAACAAAAAGAATCAAGCAGAAAACAAAATGGAAGGCTGATAATATGGTTGGATGAATAGGAACAATGCAGTGGgatatgagtatttttttttatgcttaattgcacttttggcctcctatgttttaagaagttgcgattttggacccctaactaattaaaatacaaaacagccccctatgtattggatctttggcagttttggccccctagacCAATTTAACTCAGTCAACGCTAACCTGATACTTCAAAGGCGCCACGTGTGcattgttataattaaaaataaataaaaaaagccacatataaattaaagaattaaataaatgaaaaacaacaacaaataattaaaaaaataaaaaaagaaaggaaaaaaaggaaggaaattgtattccaaaatctgattctagctcttcttcctctcatctctctcaaAAACACTGATTCAAGAACCTGCTCCATTGACAGAAGTatgaaaaaagtggaaaaaGGATGAGTAGCTCAATGCAAGCACGATATTGAAATAATATTCTATTGAACGAAACGAAAGTTTcgtttttatcaaaagaaaaaggagcatATCACATGcactatttatatatttatcatataaattctttttttcctcCCTTACTCTGTCGTTTCCTAtctgtatatttattataaactgctcagttatttgttaatttgcagTTATAAATGCAATATTATCAGTGTCAGCATGAATAATGCAAGAATATATGAATAATCTTTAATAGTATGAATATCTATTCTTGAATTAATTCTTGAATTagttaaaaagtgttttaaaaCTACTCACCTGAGACACAATAACTCCTACATGTTAccttgaatgaatgaataagaaCTCCCTGTATTATCAATTTGATgatctcccaaaaaaatcaGAACAATCACATAATGTTTacattattaaaagtataatgatagtttctatttatatttcctGATCAACTCTGTTCCTGAATGCTACAAGTAGTTTACCTGTTTTTGGAAAATTAGAATGCCACTTTACTTCCTCGTGTTTCTGGTTACAATTTGAATACGAGAGAGATTCAATTGGAGCAAAtccatggtggtgatgaagcaGTAGCAGAAAGcttcaagattttggaacaaagggttttggagagagagaatcagttttttagagagagatgagaggaagaagagggagAATCAGATTTTAGAACAcgattttcttcctttttttttctttcttttttatttttttaattatttgttgttttttttcatttatttaattttttaatttatatgtggtttttttatttatttttaattaaaacaatgcacatGTGGCTGCTTTGGAGTGTCATGTCAGTgttgaccaagtcaaaattggtctagggggccaaaactgccaaagatccaatacataaggggctgttttgtattttaatgagttagggggtcaaaatcataacttcttgaaacataggggactaaaattgcaattaagcttttctttttttacgaACAAAAGTATAAAATTTTGTTCTACACTAGATGAACAAACGAGGAGTCTGAAATTCACACTTCATtctctatataattttttggtcaaatagcacagtgactagagctcacacatATAAATGTGGACTAATGAAATGTtctgggttcgaaccccagcccctacatataatatgcaatatccctacaaactgagctaagttgatgaagatattttctatatattttatacaaaaagATATAAGTATCTTTCACATAGAGCAATTGGAAATCATTTAATTGGTCAACAAAGTTTTTTTCTATTCAACAATAAAATGGTCAAAAAAATCCCAACAGcataagaaagaaagagagagcgCGAGAGGATGAAGTGAAGGTTCGAGTAGCATCCCGTAAAACAAAGACAAATAAAATCCACGTGTCGTTCTCTCTGTATCATGTGTCAAACATAAATACGTTcctctgttttttgtttttttaacaaattccTTAATTAACGGGTGAATTGTTCTTCTTCTACattcttcttctcttcatcatcatctcaggtaatttcatcatcttcatacataattttaattttaattatttcattcgttcaaaatatttgatatcaaattcttattttctttcactTGGACTTGAAATTTTGCAATTGGTTTTTCCATATGTCTATACGTAAACAACAATTTATTGAATATGAAttattgaaatatgaaaatatttttgtaattgaTTAAGCAAGATTTTAAATATCGGTTGTGATCCTTAATATCACAGATAATAATCTTCACATAGTCAAGTTTTTAGATAGAGGAGGCAATATATGATGGTTGTGGTTGTGTTGTGATTCTTAAAATAAAGATTGCAATAATCATTGTGTCCATAGCTATGTAGCACCGACATTTCATATTGAAGGCATGTTGAGAGTCTCGTGACACTCCACACATGTTACATTtaattggtattttttttttttcaaatattaagTGTCAGTGTCTAGTTGGGTGTTTATCTAAGTCTGTGCTTCATTGGGTTGTtacaagagaaatgatatttgtaaaacTAACAGCTTTTGAATCGTAACGACTGTGTAGCAAGTCTTAGGTGgaactttttttgaaggatgtcTTAGGTAGAACAAGAAGTATCACATTGGATGGAAAAGCCACTGTTGAGCAATATATAAGTGAATGGACCCACCTATAAACCTAATGCCTTAAGGTTTCGGTGCAGATGTGGTCTCTAACTCACATCTCTGGTTGCTCTTAATCCGATGTGATAATCCAATCTAGTGAGGCTCCACTCATGGCCCAACAGGATCACAATCCTTAAAATTGTCAATAAATGTGCTTAAATGCGACCTCAGTTACGTTGCACTTCAAATTTGGTAATATAAACAATCCTTATGTCGTAGCTCAGATCGCAGTTGCAGACCTTCATATAATAAAACTTTGGATGATGTAGTCTTACTAAGGAATCTTGTGATTAAGTTTACTTAATACTCACTAACATCAAAAccttagatttttttataaaaaatatagtggaattttgtttaaagtcTTGTGACTAAGTTTGGTTAATGCTCACTAGTTGTAGTGTTAAAATACTTTATAGGCTCATAGGCTGAATAGCAAAAGGGTgaatctttttctaattttttgacATGATggtttgttgtgttttatttggaatttttgttatgttttatgaAGATTAGATAAAGAATATGCAGAAGGGTAGAGAAGTTCAAGACAATGTTTTCAAATCAAGAGGGTTTGGAGATTTTGGTGGATTTGGTTTCCACAAAAGTATGACGATGCCTAGCCTTTTTGGGGGAAGGGATCCATTTGATGATCCTTTTTTCACTCACCCATTGGACAACATGAGGAATCCAAGTTCTACTTCATCTAGATCAATGCAAAAGAGTGAGAAGACCAGCAGGGAAAAAGGAGTTGTTATAAAAGAATTAGACTCTGATGACGAGGACATTGATagttttgatgaaaaatttttGAGGTCATCAATGGAGCCATCTGTTGAGCATccggatgatgatgatgttaatgGTAATGTTTTTGATCTATTATTTATAATGTCTTTGGATATTTTAACGAATTTAGAGATTGTTGAGTATGGCTCATACTTGCCTGATAAGTTGTACACCGTAAATTCATGTTTGAAATAATACAAAGGAATTTATGCCAATCTGCAGTTAGAGATTTCGGTTGAATTGGCTGAACTTTGTTATGGTCATCGCTTGTGTTTTTCATATATTCATTCTTTTCAATTAGGATTGCTGTTCTAACGAAGTCCAACGCTTACTGTgcagaactttttttttcacGGTTATTCAATCAGATCTTATCATTATACTATTTTGCAGTAACTTTTTTTAAGTATCTCAACAAATATTTGCACGACAAGTTCTGATTGGATGATTGTATTCAAAGTTTTACACTGCAATGCATAGTTCTTTGATGTAGTTATTTGTGTGAGTACTAGCAGATTGGAAAAGCAGTGGTGTGACTCACAAGAATGATCGTCACAAATCAGAAGAACATTCGAAGGACCATAATCGCAATTTGTCTTTTCAGACTAGCAAAGTAACATATGGTGGTATAGATGGTGCTTACTATACTTCTACCAGAACCAGAAGGATGGGGACTGACGGGGTATGTGTTGCGACCTGTGACTTCCTCTTAGTGTTAATTGTCTTAAAGTTTAAATTTTACTCTAATATCGTCTATATGATATAACTGAATAAGGTGGTGGTTGAGGAAAGGAAGGAAGCTGACACATCAACAGGCGAGGCAGCACATAGAATCACTAGAGGAATCCATGATAAGGTTTGTAATGACACATAATAGGTCGTATAAGAATGAATTTCTGCAGTAGTTAAAGTCATAATATTAAATGTAGATGAAAAGAGACATTACCTATGTTGTGCATACAGTAAACGTGCAAGAAATTTGGAATTGATACGAAAGCCGTATTTTCTTCCATTAGGTTTAAAGCAAAATCTTTTACAttaggaaaaaaattcaaattatatatgtgCAATGGTTGTTCAGGTTGTCTCAATGGTTGTTCAGGCTATCTCTTCTTAATCGACTACCAATTGTAACATCTAGGAAGATGTCTGGTACTAGAGATCAAGATAAATTTTCACAATTATCTGAAAcgaaaaaaaacttgaatacTTTTGGGACTTTTAATACTATAATTACATATATTTCAAAATGTACAACAAGAATTTACATTGTTGAAAAAGACTCTGATTGTGATCCGGTAACGAAGAACTCTACATTGAACTGTTGAAGAGTTAGGttctatttggataaacaacttaattaagcatttCTGACATAAATACTTATCAGAAAGTTTAATTCTATAACTAATGATAAAATAgtcaatttaatttcatataagttatatactgttttcataagctatcctagagaacttatggacatgtcataagttattttcatatgCTCTACGAAACAGCCTCACTGGGTGTTATAGTTCAAATGAGCTAATTCAACCAAGTTCTTAATATCTTAGGAAATGAAGGATTTGTGATCGTTAGAACTTAGTTAGTTGGTTAGGGGAGGGTTAATTAGGTAGTTAGTTATGAGAAACAAAGCATGTTTCTCTAAATAAAACATTGTTTTAGGTATAGAGGTtaagtttatatattttgtatgtAGGGTCATTCAGTTTTGAGAAAGCTTGACTCAGACGGCAAGGTTGGTACAACACAAACGCTGCACAATCTTAATGAAGGTTTGTTGCTA harbors:
- the LOC11434530 gene encoding uncharacterized protein; the protein is MQKGREVQDNVFKSRGFGDFGGFGFHKSMTMPSLFGGRDPFDDPFFTHPLDNMRNPSSTSSRSMQKSEKTSREKGVVIKELDSDDEDIDSFDEKFLRSSMEPSVEHPDDDDVNDWKSSGVTHKNDRHKSEEHSKDHNRNLSFQTSKVTYGGIDGAYYTSTRTRRMGTDGVVVEERKEADTSTGEAAHRITRGIHDKGHSVLRKLDSDGKVGTTQTLHNLNEDELAHFEEAWKGNNLGPLPDYDIQRKKDSRVGELTKNKVWSLPYLEQDRRERGFSSNYESGNKSEGRTKKVVRINIE